In one Balaenoptera musculus isolate JJ_BM4_2016_0621 chromosome 2, mBalMus1.pri.v3, whole genome shotgun sequence genomic region, the following are encoded:
- the NDUFAF1 gene encoding complex I intermediate-associated protein 30, mitochondrial isoform X2 has protein sequence MALVHKLLNGTYILRKCLKPSVASCPFLGTRSADYCSSSLEKPAAAPGKASSQRKTEGNLEGHHQREVALDITSPEDKPEVSFDKAIKEEIKDHFRRLKNDIVNHWIGPEGRPLHEVLMEQAKVVWQFRGKEDLDKWIVTSDKAIGGRSEVFLKMGKSNRSALLYGTLSSEAPQDGESDRSGYCAMISKIPRGPFERKTFYDWSQFNTLYLRVRGDGRPWMVNIREDMDIIQRKDQMYSYFMFTRGGPYWQEVKALLWAQVIKSDLQRIIFPILRSTDLGPDFGRVPSQQH, from the exons ATGGCTTTGGTTCATAAATTGCTGAATGGCACTTACATTCTCAGAAAATGCCTGAAGCCAAGTGTTGCCTCTTGTCCATTTTTGGGTACTCGCTCTGCAGATTATTGTTCCAGTAGTCTTGAGAAACCAGCGGCTGCTCCTGGCAAAGCCTCTTCTCAGAGGAAGACTGAAGGGAATTTGGAAGGACATCACCAGAGAGAAGTTGCTTTGGATATAACTTCTCCTGAGGACAAGCCTGAAGTTAGTTTTGataaagcaattaaagaagaaataaaggaccATTTTAGGCGTTTGAAGAATGATATTGTGAATCATTGGATAGGGCCTGAAGGCCGCCCTCTGCATGAGGTCTTGATGGAACAAGCCAAGGTTGTCTGGCAGTTCCGTGGCAAAGAAGATTTGGATAAGTGGATAGTGACTTCTGATAAGGCGATTGGTGGCAGAAGTGAAGTGTTCCTGAAAATGGGCAAGAGTAACCGAAGTGCACTGCTGTATGGAACTCTGAGCTCTGAGGCACCCCAGGATGGGGAGAGTGACCGAAGTGGATACTGTGCAATGATATCCAAGATTCCAAGG GGCCCTTTTGAGAGGAAGACGTTTTATGATTGGTCCCAGTTCAACACTCTGTATCTTCGTGTCCGTGGAGATGGTCGCCCTTGGATGGTGAATATCAGGGAGGACATGGATATAATCCAGAGGAAGGATCAGATGTACAGTTACTTCATGTTCACCCGTGGGGGGCCCTACTGGCAGGAGGTCAAG GCACTTTTATGGGCTCAAGTGATTAAGTCAGACCTACAGAGGATAATCTTCCCTATattaaggtcaactgatttggGACCAGACTTCGGGAGAGTCCCTTCACAGCAGCACTGA
- the NDUFAF1 gene encoding complex I intermediate-associated protein 30, mitochondrial isoform X3 has product MALVHKLLNGTYILRKCLKPSVASCPFLGTRSADYCSSSLEKPAAAPGKASSQRKTEGNLEGHHQREVALDITSPEDKPEVSFDKAIKEEIKDHFRRLKNDIVNHWIGPEGRPLHEVLMEQAKVVWQFRGKEDLDKWIVTSDKAIGGRSEVFLKMGKSNRSALLYGTLSSEAPQDGESDRSGYCAMISKIPRIPFSKFFFSNRGRIRDAQYQLLLDKISSIGFTLADKVDGPFFLEIDFIGVFTDPAHTEEFAYENSPELSPRLFK; this is encoded by the exons ATGGCTTTGGTTCATAAATTGCTGAATGGCACTTACATTCTCAGAAAATGCCTGAAGCCAAGTGTTGCCTCTTGTCCATTTTTGGGTACTCGCTCTGCAGATTATTGTTCCAGTAGTCTTGAGAAACCAGCGGCTGCTCCTGGCAAAGCCTCTTCTCAGAGGAAGACTGAAGGGAATTTGGAAGGACATCACCAGAGAGAAGTTGCTTTGGATATAACTTCTCCTGAGGACAAGCCTGAAGTTAGTTTTGataaagcaattaaagaagaaataaaggaccATTTTAGGCGTTTGAAGAATGATATTGTGAATCATTGGATAGGGCCTGAAGGCCGCCCTCTGCATGAGGTCTTGATGGAACAAGCCAAGGTTGTCTGGCAGTTCCGTGGCAAAGAAGATTTGGATAAGTGGATAGTGACTTCTGATAAGGCGATTGGTGGCAGAAGTGAAGTGTTCCTGAAAATGGGCAAGAGTAACCGAAGTGCACTGCTGTATGGAACTCTGAGCTCTGAGGCACCCCAGGATGGGGAGAGTGACCGAAGTGGATACTGTGCAATGATATCCAAGATTCCAAGG ATTCCTTTCTCCAAGTTTTTCTTCTCTAATCGAGGAAGAATCCGGGATGCCCAGTACCAGCTTCTGCTTGACAAG ATCTCTTCTATCGGATTCACCCTGGCTGATAAAGTGGATGGTCCATTCTTCCTAGAAATagattttattggagtatttaCTGATCCAGCCCACACAGAAGAATTTGCCTATGAAAATTCTCCAGAGCTTAGTCCAAGACTTTTTAAATag
- the NDUFAF1 gene encoding complex I intermediate-associated protein 30, mitochondrial isoform X1 codes for MALVHKLLNGTYILRKCLKPSVASCPFLGTRSADYCSSSLEKPAAAPGKASSQRKTEGNLEGHHQREVALDITSPEDKPEVSFDKAIKEEIKDHFRRLKNDIVNHWIGPEGRPLHEVLMEQAKVVWQFRGKEDLDKWIVTSDKAIGGRSEVFLKMGKSNRSALLYGTLSSEAPQDGESDRSGYCAMISKIPRGPFERKTFYDWSQFNTLYLRVRGDGRPWMVNIREDMDIIQRKDQMYSYFMFTRGGPYWQEVKIPFSKFFFSNRGRIRDAQYQLLLDKISSIGFTLADKVDGPFFLEIDFIGVFTDPAHTEEFAYENSPELSPRLFK; via the exons ATGGCTTTGGTTCATAAATTGCTGAATGGCACTTACATTCTCAGAAAATGCCTGAAGCCAAGTGTTGCCTCTTGTCCATTTTTGGGTACTCGCTCTGCAGATTATTGTTCCAGTAGTCTTGAGAAACCAGCGGCTGCTCCTGGCAAAGCCTCTTCTCAGAGGAAGACTGAAGGGAATTTGGAAGGACATCACCAGAGAGAAGTTGCTTTGGATATAACTTCTCCTGAGGACAAGCCTGAAGTTAGTTTTGataaagcaattaaagaagaaataaaggaccATTTTAGGCGTTTGAAGAATGATATTGTGAATCATTGGATAGGGCCTGAAGGCCGCCCTCTGCATGAGGTCTTGATGGAACAAGCCAAGGTTGTCTGGCAGTTCCGTGGCAAAGAAGATTTGGATAAGTGGATAGTGACTTCTGATAAGGCGATTGGTGGCAGAAGTGAAGTGTTCCTGAAAATGGGCAAGAGTAACCGAAGTGCACTGCTGTATGGAACTCTGAGCTCTGAGGCACCCCAGGATGGGGAGAGTGACCGAAGTGGATACTGTGCAATGATATCCAAGATTCCAAGG GGCCCTTTTGAGAGGAAGACGTTTTATGATTGGTCCCAGTTCAACACTCTGTATCTTCGTGTCCGTGGAGATGGTCGCCCTTGGATGGTGAATATCAGGGAGGACATGGATATAATCCAGAGGAAGGATCAGATGTACAGTTACTTCATGTTCACCCGTGGGGGGCCCTACTGGCAGGAGGTCAAG ATTCCTTTCTCCAAGTTTTTCTTCTCTAATCGAGGAAGAATCCGGGATGCCCAGTACCAGCTTCTGCTTGACAAG ATCTCTTCTATCGGATTCACCCTGGCTGATAAAGTGGATGGTCCATTCTTCCTAGAAATagattttattggagtatttaCTGATCCAGCCCACACAGAAGAATTTGCCTATGAAAATTCTCCAGAGCTTAGTCCAAGACTTTTTAAATag